The following are encoded together in the Pungitius pungitius chromosome 7, fPunPun2.1, whole genome shotgun sequence genome:
- the slc35a3a gene encoding solute carrier family 35 member A3a isoform X2, with amino-acid sequence MASARLKYLSLGVLVFQTTSLVLTMRYSRTLQAEGPRYLASSAVVVAEMMKILACVLLVFKEHNYSMRALNAILRQEIAHKPIETLKLAIPSGIYTLQNNLLYVALSNLDAATYQVTYQLKILTTALFSVSMLGRRLGVYQWLSLLVLMAGVALVQWPSESAAAAAAPPPEKDAPPSGSQLVGVAAVLVACCSSGFAGVYFEKILKESKQSVWIRNIQLGLFGLVFGLFGMLAYDGDRVRESGMFQGYNAVTWAVVALQALGGLVIAAVIKYADNILKGFATSLSIILSTLISYFLLQDFDPTGVFFAGAILVIAATFLYGYEGRAAPNPSRA; translated from the exons ATGGCCTCTGCCCGGCTCAAGTACCTCTCTCTGGGCGTGCTGGTGTTCCAGACCACGTCCCTGGTGCTCACCATGCGGTACTCCCGCACCCTGCAGGCCGAGGGCCCGCGGTACCTGGCCTCCTCGGCTGTGGTGGTGGCCGAGATGATGAAGATCCTCGCCTGCGTGCTGCTGGTCTTCAAGGAGCACA ATTACAGCATGCGAGCTCTGAACGCCATTCTGCGGCAGGAGATCGCCCACAAGCCGATAGAGACGCTGAAGCTGGCCATCCCCTCTGGGATCTACACCCTGCAGAACAACCTGCTGTACGTCGCCCTGTCCAACCTGGACGCGGCCACCTACCAG GTGACGTACCAGCTGAAGATCCTGACCACGGCCCTGTTCTCTGTGTCCATGCTGGGCCGCCGGCTGGGCGTCTACCAGTGGCTCTCGCTGCTGGTTCTCATGGCGGGAGTGGCCCTCGTGCAG TGGCCCTCGGAgtccgcggcggcggcggcggcgcctccCCCCGAGAAGGACGCCCCCCCCTCGGGCTCCCAGCTGGTGGGCGTGGCGGCGGTTCTGGTGGCGTGCTGCTCCAGCGGCTTCGCCGGCGTCTACTTCGAGAAGATCCTGAAGGAGAGCAAGCAGAGCGTCTGGATCCGCAACATTCAGCTCG GGCTTTTCGGCCTGGTGTTCGGCCTCTTTGGGATGCTGGCCTACGACGGAGACAGGGTGAGGGAATCGGGGATGTTCCAGGGTTACAACGCGGTCACCTGGGCCGTGGTGGCGCTGCAG GCGCTGGGGGGTCTGGTCATAGCGGCGGTCATCAAGTACGCAGACAACATCCTCAAGGGCTTCGCCACGTCGCTGTCCATCATCCTGTCCACGCTCATATCCTACTTCCTGCTGCAGGACTTCGACCCCACCGG CGTGTTCTTCGCTGGGGCCATTCTGGTCATCGCGGCCACTTTCCTCTACGGCTACGAAGGCCGGGCGGCCCCCAACCCCAGCAGGGCGTAG
- the slc35a3a gene encoding solute carrier family 35 member A3a isoform X1 produces the protein MASARLKYLSLGVLVFQTTSLVLTMRYSRTLQAEGPRYLASSAVVVAEMMKILACVLLVFKEHSECALMQVVPIAIVIILRFNLTQKHYSMRALNAILRQEIAHKPIETLKLAIPSGIYTLQNNLLYVALSNLDAATYQVTYQLKILTTALFSVSMLGRRLGVYQWLSLLVLMAGVALVQWPSESAAAAAAPPPEKDAPPSGSQLVGVAAVLVACCSSGFAGVYFEKILKESKQSVWIRNIQLGLFGLVFGLFGMLAYDGDRVRESGMFQGYNAVTWAVVALQALGGLVIAAVIKYADNILKGFATSLSIILSTLISYFLLQDFDPTGVFFAGAILVIAATFLYGYEGRAAPNPSRA, from the exons ATGGCCTCTGCCCGGCTCAAGTACCTCTCTCTGGGCGTGCTGGTGTTCCAGACCACGTCCCTGGTGCTCACCATGCGGTACTCCCGCACCCTGCAGGCCGAGGGCCCGCGGTACCTGGCCTCCTCGGCTGTGGTGGTGGCCGAGATGATGAAGATCCTCGCCTGCGTGCTGCTGGTCTTCAAGGAGCACAGTGAGTGCGCGCTGATGCAAGTTGTCCCGATAGCGATCGTCATCATTTTGCGGTTTAACCTGACCCAGAAAC ATTACAGCATGCGAGCTCTGAACGCCATTCTGCGGCAGGAGATCGCCCACAAGCCGATAGAGACGCTGAAGCTGGCCATCCCCTCTGGGATCTACACCCTGCAGAACAACCTGCTGTACGTCGCCCTGTCCAACCTGGACGCGGCCACCTACCAG GTGACGTACCAGCTGAAGATCCTGACCACGGCCCTGTTCTCTGTGTCCATGCTGGGCCGCCGGCTGGGCGTCTACCAGTGGCTCTCGCTGCTGGTTCTCATGGCGGGAGTGGCCCTCGTGCAG TGGCCCTCGGAgtccgcggcggcggcggcggcgcctccCCCCGAGAAGGACGCCCCCCCCTCGGGCTCCCAGCTGGTGGGCGTGGCGGCGGTTCTGGTGGCGTGCTGCTCCAGCGGCTTCGCCGGCGTCTACTTCGAGAAGATCCTGAAGGAGAGCAAGCAGAGCGTCTGGATCCGCAACATTCAGCTCG GGCTTTTCGGCCTGGTGTTCGGCCTCTTTGGGATGCTGGCCTACGACGGAGACAGGGTGAGGGAATCGGGGATGTTCCAGGGTTACAACGCGGTCACCTGGGCCGTGGTGGCGCTGCAG GCGCTGGGGGGTCTGGTCATAGCGGCGGTCATCAAGTACGCAGACAACATCCTCAAGGGCTTCGCCACGTCGCTGTCCATCATCCTGTCCACGCTCATATCCTACTTCCTGCTGCAGGACTTCGACCCCACCGG CGTGTTCTTCGCTGGGGCCATTCTGGTCATCGCGGCCACTTTCCTCTACGGCTACGAAGGCCGGGCGGCCCCCAACCCCAGCAGGGCGTAG